The Rhodothermales bacterium genomic sequence GGAGTGAGAAAGACGTATCCGGCCCTCGCCCATCATACGTTGATCCTTGCGGAACGGTACAAAGGGCTCATCGATGACATCTTCCGTCATGAAACCCTTCCGGATGATTTCTCGATGTATCTCCATGTACCGACATCCACGGACCCGTCCATGGCACCGGAAGGGTGTGAGAGCATGTACGTGCTGGTCCCGGTTCCGAACCTGCGGGCGTCCACCGACTGGAAGACGGAGGCGGAGCCCTATGCCGATAAAATCATCAGCTTCCTTGAGGCGTGGGGGATGGACGGACTGAAGGAGCATCTCGAAGTGTGCCGCATTTTCACTCCTGAGGATTTCAAGTCTGAGCTGAATGCGTTCGAAGGGAACGCATTTTCGGTGGAACCAAAAATCCTGCAAACGGCCTGGTTCCGTCCACACAACCGCTCGGAGGATGTGGACGATCTGTACATCGTCGGTGCAGGAACGCATCCCGGTGCCGGCGTACCGGGTGTCATGCTGTCCGCCGAGGCGACCTTCTCATCCATTATCGCCGATCATCCGACGGGCCGATCGTGAACAAGGACCGAGTCATATTGGTGGATGAAAACGATCGTGAACGGGGCACAGGCGACAAGGAGCTTGTGCACGTGACGGGTGAGCTCCATCGGGCTTTTTCGGTATTCCTGATCGACGCACAGGGACGCCATGTCATCCAGAGGAGAGCGTTGGATAAATATCATACGGCCGGTCTGTATTCGAATGCCTGCTGCTCGCATCCGGCTCCCGGAGAAACCACGTCAGAGGCCGTGCGTCGGCGTCTCATGGAAGAGTTGGGTATGCAATGTGACGTGCGTCCGGTGCTGCACATGCGATACCGATGCGAATTGGAAAATGGACTCATCGAGCATGAATACGATCATGTCTTCGTGGGTACGTGCTCTCGGACCTGGACGCCCAACCCCGATGAAGTGGCCGAGGTGGCCGTACTGGAAGAACCCGAGCTGCTGACGTGGATGGCTGACGACCCGACCGCCTTCACGCCCTGGTTCCGGTTGGCTCTTCCTGAGGTCATCCAGCTGTTGGGAAATCCAGGGACGATCCGATCGCCCAGACTGGATATCCAGGCCGACGGTACGGTGGCAGCATTCCTGCCGGTAGCCCGCAGGTCAGACCCATGATGGCCCCCGATTCGACTCTGGACTGGATGGCCCTCGTGGCGGTTGTCGTATTCCTGGTCGTGCTTTTCAACACGCTTGCCAACGTAGTATATCTGCGTCGCCAACGTCGTTTAACGGCGAGTGGACCCTTGCCGAGCGTGGCCGTCCTCGTGCCGGCCCGCAATGAAGAACGGAACGTGGGTCGCTTGGTGGAGTCGGTCCTGGCCCAGGATTATCCCTCCCTGTCGTTGCACGTGTACGATGATCAGTCCGAGGACCGAACATCACAGATTCTTGCGGCATATGACGATGTCCGTCTGCGCGTCATGCACGGGGATGGTCCGCCCCCCGGATGGATGGGGAAAGTCCACGCGCTGTATCGGCTGACCCGGGGTGTACGGGAGGACGTATTTCTCTTCCTGGACGCAGACACGGAACTGACGGATCCGAAGGCGTTGAGGCGAATGGTGGCCCGGTTCCAGGGTATGGACCTTGAGGTAGGCACCGGCGTGACCGGCCTGAAAGGAGGGGGGACGTTGTTGGTGAGCCTCATTGGAAGCATCATCCTGTCTGCCATGCCCTGGTGGGTCGGGAAGCGGATTCCGGCGTCATCCATGGCCGGCGTCAATGGACAATGCTGGATGGTCCGTGCATCGGTGTACAGGACGTTCGAGCCGCATGACCATGTCCGTGGTCAAGTATTGGAAGACATCCACATCGGCCGGTACCTCCATCGTCAGGGCGTCCGACCCGTCTTGATGGATGTACAGCACGACGTGCTTGTGCACATGTACGCCAACCTTGAGGAAGCCTGGTCGGGTTTCCGGAAGAACGCGTACGACATCGCGGGTGGCTCTCCCGTGCGACTGGTGGTCGGATTGGCCGTCTACGTCACCGGTCTTCTTGTCCTGCCCATCATGTATCCGGTGTTGTTGCTTCCCCTTTTCGGCATAAAATGGGTGACCGACCGGTTTCTGGGTGTTCCACTCCGGATTACTTTGGCCGCGCCTGTTTCATGGGTCCTGGGAGCCGCCGTGCTCATACATTCGGCGTGGGCCAATTGGACCGGAACGAACGAGTGGAAAGGGCGGATCCTGACGCGTCAGTCCGGGTGAGGAGCCGCAAGAATCCGGTCGAACAGGTCCTGCACGAGCTCTGCCGCCCCGGCTGCGTTCAGGCTGTATGACCAAAAGCGTTCGATTGCGGGTTCACTCTGCATGAACAACTGCATGGTACCCTGCGACTTGTGCTCGGCGATCAACCAGTTGG encodes the following:
- the idi gene encoding isopentenyl-diphosphate Delta-isomerase produces the protein MNKDRVILVDENDRERGTGDKELVHVTGELHRAFSVFLIDAQGRHVIQRRALDKYHTAGLYSNACCSHPAPGETTSEAVRRRLMEELGMQCDVRPVLHMRYRCELENGLIEHEYDHVFVGTCSRTWTPNPDEVAEVAVLEEPELLTWMADDPTAFTPWFRLALPEVIQLLGNPGTIRSPRLDIQADGTVAAFLPVARRSDP
- a CDS encoding glycosyltransferase, whose translation is MMAPDSTLDWMALVAVVVFLVVLFNTLANVVYLRRQRRLTASGPLPSVAVLVPARNEERNVGRLVESVLAQDYPSLSLHVYDDQSEDRTSQILAAYDDVRLRVMHGDGPPPGWMGKVHALYRLTRGVREDVFLFLDADTELTDPKALRRMVARFQGMDLEVGTGVTGLKGGGTLLVSLIGSIILSAMPWWVGKRIPASSMAGVNGQCWMVRASVYRTFEPHDHVRGQVLEDIHIGRYLHRQGVRPVLMDVQHDVLVHMYANLEEAWSGFRKNAYDIAGGSPVRLVVGLAVYVTGLLVLPIMYPVLLLPLFGIKWVTDRFLGVPLRITLAAPVSWVLGAAVLIHSAWANWTGTNEWKGRILTRQSG